From the genome of Psychrobacter sp. M13:
TCAACGACGCGCCTGCACTAGCGCAGGCTAATGTCGGTATTGCTATGGGAACGGGTACTGATGTGGCGATGGAGAGTGCGGGTATTACCCTGCTAAAAGGTGATTTGATGGGCATTGCCAAAGCTTATAAGCTTAGCCACGCCACCATGCGTAATATCAGACAGAATCTGTTTTTTGCCTTTATCTACAATGCACTTGGCATTCCAATTGCCGCAGGTGTGCTCTATCCCGTATTTGGGCTTCTACTTAGCCCAATGATAGCAGCGGCAGCGATGAGCTTGTCGTCATTCTCGGTGATTGCTAACGCGCTTAGACTACGTCGGTTGGACTTATGATGTGAATGTCATAAAGAGAGTATTAAAGTGCAGTGCCCAGTATGGGTTTGATTAAAACTTAAAAGTAAGGATGTTGTTATGGGTAGTTTTTCTATTACACATTGGCTGATATTGTTAGTAGTCGTGGTAGTGGTGTTTGGTACTGCCAAGCTTAAAAATGCAGGTAAAGATTTAGGCAGCGCAGTAAAGG
Proteins encoded in this window:
- the tatA gene encoding Sec-independent protein translocase subunit TatA, which codes for MGSFSITHWLILLVVVVVVFGTAKLKNAGKDLGSAVKGFKEAVR